In the genome of Quercus robur chromosome 3, dhQueRobu3.1, whole genome shotgun sequence, one region contains:
- the LOC126717776 gene encoding LOW QUALITY PROTEIN: histidine kinase 4 (The sequence of the model RefSeq protein was modified relative to this genomic sequence to represent the inferred CDS: inserted 1 base in 1 codon), with protein sequence MRMHDLGGFSSLDMKXDIRETRRRRRKSKRVVRERIVVMGSKTQQSQTQQHHSVAVRLNEQMGSKRGFIQAIRDWLLTLLLIWIMVMVFLSMTVYNRIDADNRVRRKDLLVSMCDQRARMLQDQFSVSVNHVHALAILVSTFHYYKNPSAIDQETFAEYTARTAFERPLLSGVAYAQRVMDSDRENFERQHGWTIKTMEREPSPVRDEYAPVIFSQESLSYLASLDMMSGEEDRENILRARATGKAVLTSPFRLLGSHHLGVVLTFPVYKSKLSASATVPERIESTAGYVGGAFDVESLVENLLGQLAANQAILVNVYDITNSSDPLAMYGHQCQDVDMSHFHESKLDFGDPFRKHQMICRYHEKAPMSWAALTTAFFTFVIGLLVGYILYTAASHIAKVEDDFHEMQELKVRAEAADVAKSQFLATVSHEIRTPMNGILGMLALLLDTELSSTQRDYAQTAQACGKALIALINEVLDRAKIEARKLELEAVPFDLRSILDDVLSLFSEKSRNKGIELAAFVSDKVPEIVMGDPGRFRQIITNLVGNSVKFTERGHIFVEVHLAEQEKATVNADADTCLNGGSDGGVFKAENCLNGGSDGGVFKAETCLNGGSNGGVFLCGGHQFKTLSGCEVADERNCWDTFKHLIADEEFRSDASHNMLNTNEASEDVTLMVSVEDTGIGIPLSAQDRVFMPFMQADSSTSRNYGGTGIGLSISKCLVELMGGQISFISRPQVGSTFSFTAIFGRCKKNAYNDKKKANSEDLPSGFRGLKAIVVDEKPVRAAVTKYHLNRLGILVKVASSIKIAVAMCGKNGSLTSRNFQPDLILVEKDIWVSGEEGGLNFQLLDRKQNGHVFSLPKMILLATNISNAEFDKAKAAGFSDTVIMKPLRASMVAACLQQVLGIGKKRQQGKDMPNGTPFLQSLLCGKKILVVDDNMVNRRVAAGALKKFGADVDCAESGKAALTLLQLPHKFDACFMDIQMPEMDGFEATRRIRLMENKANEQMNGGATDEGANRKREWHVPILAMTADVIHATYEECLKCGMDGYVSKPFEEENLYQAVAKFFKAKPMSAS encoded by the exons ATGCGTATGCATGACTTGGGGGGTTTTTCTAGCTTAGATATGA TGGATATTAgagaaacaagaagaagaagaagaaaaagcaaaagagTCGTCAGAGAGAGAATTGTGGTGATGGGTTCGAAGACACAGCAGAGTCAGACTCAACAGCACCACTCTGTGGCTGTGAGGTTGAACGAGCAAATGGGGAGCAAAAGAGGGTTCATTCAAGCCATCAGGGACTGGCTACTAACGTTGCTTCTGATTTGGATCATGGTGATGGTTTTCTTGAGCATGACAGTGTACAATCGCATAGATGCTGATAACAGAGTAAGGAGGAAGGATTTACTGGTAAGCATGTGTGATCAGAGAGCTAGGATGTTACAAGATCAGTTTAGTGTTAGTGTTAATCATGTGCACGCCCTTGCCATCCTCGTTTCCACTTTCCATTACTACAAGAACCCTTCAGCAATTGATCAG GAAACATTTGCGGAGTACACAGCTAGAACCGCTTTTGAGCGGCCATTACTGAGTGGTGTGGCCTATGCACAGAGAGTAATGGATTCAGACagggaaaattttgagagaCAACATGGTTGGACAATAAAGACAATGGAGAGGGAGCCTTCCCCGGTGCGAGATGAGTACGCACCTGTGATATTCTCTCAGGAAAGCCTTTCTTACCTTGCATCACTTGACATGATGTCAGGAGAG GAAGACCGAGAAAACATTTTGAGGGCGAGGGCTACTGGTAAAGCTGTTTTGACTAGTCCCTTCAGGCTTCTAGGATCTCATCATCTTGGTGTTGTGCTTACATTCCCTGTTTACAAATCCAAGCTCTCTGCGAGTGCAACAGTGCCAGAGCGCATTGAATCAACTGCAGG ATATGTTGGTGGAGCCTTTGATGTTGAGTCCCTTGTGGAGAATTTACTTGGGCAACTTGCTGCGAATCAGGCGATATTAGTGAATGTGTATGATATCACCAACTCCTCTGATCCCCTAGCCATGTACGGTCACCAATGTCAAGATGTTGACATGTCTCATTTCCATGAGAGCAAGCTTGATTTTGGAGATCCTTTCAGGAAGCATCAAATGATATGTAG ATATCATGAGAAGGCACCTATGTCATGGGCAGCACTAACCACTGCATTCTTTACGTTTGTGATTGGTTTACTGGTGGGTTATATTTTATATACTGCAGCAAGTCACATTGCTAAAGTTGAGGATGATTTCCATGAAATGCAAGAACTGAAAGTTCGTGCAGAAGCTGCTGACGTTGCAAAATCTCAG TTTCTAGCTACTGTTTCTCATGAAATCAGAACACCCATGAATGGCATCCTCG GGATGCTGGCTCTGCTTCTAGATACAGAGTTAAGTTCAACGCAGAGAGATTATGCCCAAACTGCTCAAGCCTGTGGGAAGGCACTGATAGCATTAATTAATGAGGTGCTTGACCGGGCAAAAATTGAAGCTCGCAAGTTAGAGCTGGAGGCAGTCCCATTTGACCTCAGATCCATACTAGATGAtgttctctctttattttctgaGAAGTCTAGAAACAAGGGCATTGAG CTGGCAGCGTTTGTTTCTGATAAAGTTCCTGAAATTGTTATGGGGGATCCGGGGAGGTTCAGACAAATTATTACAAATCTTGTGGGAAACTCTGTTAAA TTCACTGAACGAGGACATATATTTGTTGAAGTCCATCTAGCTGAACAAGAAAAAGCCACTGTAAATGCAGATGCTGATACTTGTTTGAATGGAGGATCGGATGGAGGTGTATTTAAAGCTGAAAATTGTTTGAATGGTGGATCGGATGGAGGTGTATTTAAAGCTGAAACTTGTTTGAATGGAGGATCAA ATGGAGGTGTATTTTTATGTGGTGGACATCAGTTTAAAACCTTAAGTGGTTGTGAAGTTGCTGATGAGCGGAACTGTTGGGATACCTTTAAGCATCTAATTGCTGATGAAGAATTTCGTTCTGATGCTTCACATAATATGTTGAATACTAATGAAGCATCTGAAGACGTCACTTTGATGGTATCCGTAGAGGATACAGGGATTGGTATTCCCTTATCTGCTCAGGATCGAGTTTTCATGCCCTTTATGCAGGCAGATAGCTCAACCTCTAGAAATTATGGAGGAACTGGTATAGGCTTGAGCATTAGTAAGTGTCTGGTTGAGCTTATGGGTGGTCAGATAAGTTTCATAAGCCGACCTCAGGTTGGTAGCACATTTTCATTTACTGCCATTTTTGGGAGGTGTAAGAAAAATGCATACAATGATAAGAAAAAGGCTAATTCTGAAGATTTGCCTTCTGGTTTTAGAGGATTGAAAGCAATAGTAGTTGATGAGAAACCAGTTAGAGCTGCTGTAACCAAATACCATTTAAATAGACTTGGTATCCTGGTCAAAGTCGCTAGTAGCATCAAGATTGCTGTTGCTATGTGTGGAAAAAATGGTTCTCTGACATCTCG AAACTTCCAGCCAGATTTAATTCTAGTTGAAAAGGATATATGGGTCTCTGGGGAGGAAGGTGGTCTAAATTTTCAGCTATTGGACCGGAAACAGAATGGGCATGTGTTTAGTTTGCCTAAGATGATTCTTCTTGCAACGAATATCAGTAATGCTGAATTTGATAAAGCAAAGGCGGCAGGATTTTCAGATACTGTCATCATGAAACCTTTGAGGGCAAGTATGGTTGCTGCATGTCTTCAGCAGGTGCTAGGGATAGGGAAGAAGAGGCAACAGGGGAAAGACATGCCTAATGGAACTCCTTTCCTGCAGAGCCTACTTTGTGGCAAGAAGATTTTAGTGGTTGATGACAATATGGTTAACCGCAGAGTTGCTGCAGGTGCACTAAAGAAGTTTGGAGCTGATGTAGACTGTGCTGAGAGTGGCAAAGCTGCACTGACGTTGCTTCAATTACCACATAAATTTGATGCCTGCTTCATGGATATTCAGATGCCAGAAATGGATGG GTTTGAGGCAACCCGTCGGATACGCCTAATGGAGAACAAAGCAAATGAGCAAATGAATGGTGGAGCCACAGATGAAGGAGCTAATCGAAAGAGAGAGTGGCATGTGCCAATATTAGCCATGACAGCCGATGTGATTCATGCCACATATGAGGAGTGCTTGAAATGTGGGATGGATGGATATGTCTCGAAGCCCTTTGAGGAAGAGAATCTTTACCAGGCAGTTGCCAAGTTCTTCAAAGCCAAACCCATGTCAGCCTCATAA